CGAGCGTCGCCGCCTGCGTCGGGCTGATCGCCGAAAGCCGATCTCCGCATCCGGCGACGGCCGTGCTAGCCAGGGGCCATGAACCCGTCCCCGATCGCCCCGTCTCTGATCGCCCCGTCCCAGATCGCCATGCCCGTCGTCATCCTGGCCGGGGGCCTGACCGGCGCCAGGCTGACCGGCGTCCTTCTGGTCCGGCGCTCCTGACCCTATATCCCGCCTGATGACCGCGGAGCCCCCCGATTCGAAACTGACCGCCGCCGCTCTGATCGCCGACGAGGCGCGCCGCGCGCCCGACAAGCCCGGCGTCTATCGGATGTATGGCGAGGACGGATCGTGCCTCTATGTCGGCAAGGCCCGCAGCCTGAAGAAGCGCATCGTCCAGTATGCGCAAGGCCGGTTCCACACCCAGCGCATCGGCCTGATGGTGGCCCAGACCCGGTCGATGGAGCTGGTGGTCACGGCGTCCGAGACCGAGGCCCTGCTGCTGGAATCCAACTTCATCAAGAAGCTGAAGCCGCGCTTCAACGTCGTGCTGCGCGACGACAAGTCCTTCGCCGAACTGATGATCCGCAGCGACCACCGCGCGCCCCAGATCAGGAAGCATCGCGGCGCCCATACGACGCCGGGCCAGTATTTCGGCCCCTTCGCCTCGACCTGGGCGGTCAATCGGACGCTGAATACGCTGCAGAAGGCCTTCCTGCTGCGGTCCTGTTCCGACAGCGTCTATGAGACCCGCACCCGCCCCTGCATGCTGCATCAGATCAAGCGCTGTTCGGCGCCCTGCACCGGCCTGATCTCGCTGGAGGACTACGGCGAACTGGTCGACGAGGCCGAGGCCTTCCTGCGCGGCAAGTCGCGCGCCGTCATCGGCCGTCTGTCGGGCGAAATGCAGGCCGCCTCGGACGCCATGGACTTCGAACAGGCCGCCCGCGTGCGCGACCGCATCCGCGCCCTGTCGGCCATATCGATGGAGAACTCCGTCAGCGCCGACAGCGTGGCGGAAGGCGACGTCTTCGCCCTGCATTCCGACGGCGGCCAGGCCTGCGTCCAGGTCTTCTTCTATCGCGCGGGCCAGAACTGGGGCGGCCGCGCCTATTTCCCGCGCGTGGACAAGTCCGACACCGACCCGGAGATTCTGGCCGCCTTCCTGGGCCAGTTCTATGAGGACAAGCCCATCCCGCGCCTGATCCTGTCCAATGTGCGCCCGCACGAGCTGGAGCTGCTGGAGGAGGCCTTCTCGATGAAGGCGGACCGCAAGGTCGAGATCGTCCGGCCCCAGCGCGGCGAGAAGCTGGCCCTGGTCGACCACGCCCTGACCAATGCGCGCGAGGCCCTGGGCCGCCGCCTGGCCGAAAGCTCGGCCCAGGGCAAAATCCTCGACGAGGTATGCGAGGCCTTCGGTCTGGAAGCACGGCCCGAGCGGATCGAAATCTACGACAACGCCCATATCCAGGGGACCAATGCGGTCGGCGGCATGGTCGTGGCGGGGCCGGAGGGCTTCCAGAAGTCCCAGTACCGCAAGTTCAACATCCGGGGCGAAGACCTGACCCCCGGCGACGACTACGGCATGATGCGCGAGGTCATGCGCCGCCGCTTCGCCCGCCTGGTCAAGGACGAGGAAGAGGGCGAAGACGTCGTCCGCCCCGACCTGCTGCTGATCGACGGCGGCGCGGGTCAGCTGGCCGAGGTGCTGGCGGTCATGGCCGACCTGGGCGGGCTGGACGACATCGCCGTGGTCGGCGTGGCCAAGGGACCGGATCGCGATGCGGGGATGGAGAAGTTCTTCATGCCCGGCAAGGCGCCCTTCATGCTGCCGCTGAAGTCGCCGGCCCTCTATTACCTGCAACGGCTGCGCGACGAGGCCCACCGCTTCGCCAACGGCGCCCACGCCAAGCGCCGTTCGATGGACATCAAGAAGAACCCGCTGGACGAGATCGAAGGCGTCGGCCCCGGCCGCAAGAAGGCCCTGCTCCACGCCTTCGGCTCGGCCAAGGGCGTCAGCCGCGCCTCCGTGGTCGATCTGGTCAAGGTCGACGGCGTCAGCCAGCCCCTGGCCGAACGCATCCACGCCTTCTTCAGGAAGGCGTGAGCC
Above is a genomic segment from Candidatus Brevundimonas colombiensis containing:
- the uvrC gene encoding excinuclease ABC subunit UvrC; the protein is MTAEPPDSKLTAAALIADEARRAPDKPGVYRMYGEDGSCLYVGKARSLKKRIVQYAQGRFHTQRIGLMVAQTRSMELVVTASETEALLLESNFIKKLKPRFNVVLRDDKSFAELMIRSDHRAPQIRKHRGAHTTPGQYFGPFASTWAVNRTLNTLQKAFLLRSCSDSVYETRTRPCMLHQIKRCSAPCTGLISLEDYGELVDEAEAFLRGKSRAVIGRLSGEMQAASDAMDFEQAARVRDRIRALSAISMENSVSADSVAEGDVFALHSDGGQACVQVFFYRAGQNWGGRAYFPRVDKSDTDPEILAAFLGQFYEDKPIPRLILSNVRPHELELLEEAFSMKADRKVEIVRPQRGEKLALVDHALTNAREALGRRLAESSAQGKILDEVCEAFGLEARPERIEIYDNAHIQGTNAVGGMVVAGPEGFQKSQYRKFNIRGEDLTPGDDYGMMREVMRRRFARLVKDEEEGEDVVRPDLLLIDGGAGQLAEVLAVMADLGGLDDIAVVGVAKGPDRDAGMEKFFMPGKAPFMLPLKSPALYYLQRLRDEAHRFANGAHAKRRSMDIKKNPLDEIEGVGPGRKKALLHAFGSAKGVSRASVVDLVKVDGVSQPLAERIHAFFRKA